GGTGAGCCGGGAGCGCCAGGACCTGCTCAGCCGTGGCGCCCTCGGGGTCTTCCGGCTGAACGGGCAGTTCCTCGCCGTCGCGGAGGAACTGGCCGGGCCCGCCGGGCTCACCGCCGCCTGGTGGCAGGTGCTCGGCGCGGTGCTGGGCGAGCCCCTGCCGGTGTCCGGCGTCGCCCGCGCCATGGGCATCACGCGGCAGAGCGTGCAGCGCATCGCCGATCTGCTGGTGGAGAAGGGGTTGGCCGAGTATCGGCCCAACCCCGCCCACCGGCGCGCCAAGCTCCTCGCGCCCACGGGGGAGGGGCGGGCCGCGATCGCCCGCATCGACCCCGGACACGCGGCCTTCGCCGACCGGCTGGCCCGGGCGTACGGCGAGACGGAGTGGGCCGAGGCCGTCCGCACGCTGGAGCGGTTGTCCCAGGTGCTGGACGCGCTGGCAGAGCCTGTTGCGGATGAGCCCGTCACCGGGCCTTCGGAAGGACCCGCCGCCGGACCTTCGGAGGAGCCCGTTACCGAACCGTAGACACCGTGCCGCGCGACTCCCCGAATGGCCGGATTATCCTCGGCTCGTTCACACCTGTGGGGGATGTGGGGGAAAGGCGGCGCTGCCATGGAGAAGCTGGGACCGGGGGATCCGCAGCGCATCGGCGGCTACCGGCTGCTCGCGCGGCTGGGCTCGGGCGGTATGGGGCAGGTCTACCTCGCCCGCTCCGACCGGGGGCGGACCGTCGCCGTCAAGCTGGTCCGCCCCGAGCTGGCGGCGCGCGAGGAGTTCCGGGCCCGGTTCCGGCAGGAGGTGCGCAGCGCCCAGCGGGTCGGCGGATTCTGGACCGCGCCCGTCCTCGACGCCGACACCGAGGCCGCCGTGCCCTGGGTCGCCACCGGCTATGTCGCCGGGCCGAGCCTCCAGCAGGTCGTCGGCCACGACCACGGGCCGCTGCCCGAGCGGTCGGTGCGCATCCTCGCCGCCGGGCTCGCCCACGCGCTCACCAACATCCACGCGGCCGGCATCGTCCACCGCGACCTCAAGCCGTCCAATGTGATGGTCACCATCGAAGGCCCCCGGGTCATCGACTTCGGCGTCGCGCGGGCACTGGAGTCCGTGACCGGCGGAAC
This window of the Streptomyces sp. NBC_01275 genome carries:
- a CDS encoding MarR family winged helix-turn-helix transcriptional regulator, with amino-acid sequence MSRERQDLLSRGALGVFRLNGQFLAVAEELAGPAGLTAAWWQVLGAVLGEPLPVSGVARAMGITRQSVQRIADLLVEKGLAEYRPNPAHRRAKLLAPTGEGRAAIARIDPGHAAFADRLARAYGETEWAEAVRTLERLSQVLDALAEPVADEPVTGPSEGPAAGPSEEPVTEP